From Chryseobacterium sp. H1D6B, a single genomic window includes:
- a CDS encoding TonB-dependent receptor: protein MKNILICASLLGSILTFAQEKDSINIKSIDEVIINTYIKKDSDYSNKMPLKAIEDPQVYSSIDKGVLDNQLLFNVDDAFRNVTGAQKMWSATNRAGDGGVFINLRGFVAGNSVRNGLVAPITTSMDAINIERVEILKGPSATLFGSNVTSYGGVVNRVTKKPFETFAGAISLAGGSYNYYRVQADVNAPLTNDKKLLFRLNTAYTNQGTFQRTDAKNSFYAFTPSITYRPTDQLEINAELEMYETNAYPETAFFFYFPSSVLGADSMDQLERFGYDYKQTYTGEGLKTTAKARNFFGQVNYKINEHIKSSSNVSTSYSYSDGFNPYFYFAPKSAVSQNPTDTELGIVRADQSTTDSKKTYFQLQQNFNFDYKFGNNMRNRTVAGFDYMRVKDDQHFIFTNFDWVPFKGADYTNMNAQSLSALYNQYQNTPGYDFTANNTYPSLGKKDIYSAYISNVFTPTAGLTILAAIRYESNNFKGGLRGSQVADSYTQSAWSPKFGVVYQIIPDKVSVFGNYQNSFSSNGYYVSDTAGSIKLSDPEKANQFEGGFKTNIIKGRITTTVSYYNIEVKNTLLNTGNMTGTGQAVQNQAGSLTSKGIELEANAYLLKGFSLIAGVSYNDMKYTEADNDVAGRRPSTASSPWLVNCNASYQFLDGVLKGLGFGVGGNYASDNKIVNSVSMGTFILPKYLVMNANAFYDAKKFRIGVKVDNFTNEHYWNGYTTANAQPLANVMGSFTYKF, encoded by the coding sequence ATGAAAAATATACTGATTTGTGCCTCGCTTTTGGGTTCTATCCTAACTTTTGCACAGGAAAAAGACTCAATCAATATAAAAAGCATCGATGAAGTTATTATTAATACCTATATAAAGAAGGATAGTGATTATTCTAATAAAATGCCTTTAAAAGCTATAGAAGATCCACAAGTCTATTCATCAATTGATAAAGGAGTTTTAGATAACCAATTATTATTTAATGTTGATGATGCCTTTAGAAATGTTACTGGAGCACAGAAAATGTGGAGTGCAACAAACAGAGCAGGCGACGGAGGTGTTTTCATCAACCTAAGAGGTTTTGTTGCAGGGAATTCCGTGAGAAATGGTTTGGTAGCACCTATTACCACTTCTATGGATGCAATTAACATAGAGAGAGTGGAAATTTTAAAAGGCCCTTCAGCAACATTATTCGGAAGCAATGTAACGTCTTATGGCGGAGTAGTCAACAGAGTTACTAAAAAACCTTTTGAAACTTTTGCAGGGGCAATTTCACTAGCAGGCGGAAGTTATAATTACTACAGAGTACAGGCCGATGTTAATGCTCCGCTGACTAATGACAAAAAATTATTATTCAGACTTAATACAGCCTATACTAACCAAGGAACATTTCAGAGAACCGATGCTAAAAATTCGTTTTATGCATTTACTCCATCCATAACCTATCGTCCTACGGATCAATTAGAAATTAATGCAGAATTGGAAATGTATGAAACCAATGCTTATCCTGAAACAGCATTCTTCTTCTACTTCCCAAGCTCTGTATTAGGAGCAGACAGCATGGACCAATTGGAAAGATTTGGTTATGACTATAAACAGACCTATACTGGAGAGGGCCTTAAAACAACTGCAAAAGCAAGAAATTTTTTCGGACAGGTTAATTATAAAATCAATGAACATATAAAGTCTTCATCGAATGTAAGCACTTCATATTCCTACTCAGACGGCTTTAATCCTTATTTTTATTTTGCTCCAAAATCTGCAGTAAGCCAAAATCCTACAGACACAGAATTAGGAATTGTAAGAGCAGACCAGTCTACAACTGACAGTAAAAAAACATATTTTCAACTGCAGCAGAATTTCAATTTCGACTATAAATTTGGAAATAATATGAGAAACAGAACGGTGGCAGGTTTTGATTATATGAGAGTAAAAGACGACCAGCATTTCATCTTTACCAATTTCGACTGGGTTCCTTTTAAAGGAGCAGATTATACTAATATGAATGCACAATCATTATCGGCTTTATATAATCAATATCAAAATACACCAGGTTATGATTTTACAGCTAATAATACCTATCCCTCTTTAGGAAAAAAAGATATCTACAGCGCTTATATTTCCAATGTCTTCACCCCAACAGCAGGTCTTACTATTCTGGCCGCAATACGCTATGAAAGCAATAATTTCAAAGGCGGTCTGAGAGGTTCGCAAGTTGCAGATTCTTATACTCAATCAGCTTGGTCTCCAAAATTTGGAGTAGTTTATCAGATCATACCTGATAAAGTTTCAGTTTTTGGAAATTATCAGAACAGCTTCAGTAGCAATGGCTACTATGTTTCTGATACTGCAGGAAGTATCAAACTTTCAGATCCTGAAAAAGCAAATCAGTTTGAGGGAGGTTTTAAAACAAATATTATAAAGGGAAGAATTACAACAACGGTAAGCTATTACAATATAGAAGTAAAGAATACTCTTTTAAATACCGGAAATATGACCGGGACTGGACAGGCTGTTCAGAATCAAGCCGGTTCTTTAACAAGCAAAGGAATAGAACTTGAAGCGAATGCTTACCTGTTAAAAGGATTTTCATTGATCGCTGGAGTAAGTTATAATGACATGAAATACACTGAAGCGGATAATGACGTTGCCGGAAGAAGACCTTCAACAGCTTCATCTCCTTGGCTTGTGAACTGTAATGCCAGCTATCAGTTTCTTGATGGAGTTCTCAAAGGATTGGGATTCGGAGTGGGCGGAAATTATGCCAGCGACAACAAAATTGTAAATTCTGTTTCAATGGGAACTTTTATTCTTCCAAAATACCTTGTAATGAATGCTAATGCATTTTATGATGCTAAAAAATTCAGAATAGGGGTAAAAGTAGACAATTTCACAAACGAACATTACTGGAACGGATATACTACAGCCAACGCACAGCCATTAGCCAACGTGATGGGAAGTTTCACGTATAAATTCTAA
- a CDS encoding TonB-dependent siderophore receptor has product MKKAIIGASLLSTITTFAQVKDSTKSKDIEEVVVHGKYYQKYKLNEVSGSLRLQTPILELPQNVQSISSQILTDQIALNMSEGIVRNVSGARKVEHWDNVYSNVFMRGASIATYMNGMNVSSTWGPINPDASIIDRIEFVKGPAGFMGSLGDPAGFYNIVTKKPTGKFANSVRFTTGSYNLFRGEADLDGVLVKNGVLDYRLNLMGSTNGSWVENDKTKKIIVAPSITFRPTKTTTLTAQYNYQYLKFSQPGAYLMSKDGYASLGVHTNFNDKNFKETEVTDQSLFLSLDQKLFNDWVWSTQYAYMDMNYDGGSWWGSFDTQNSSIFNRTLSNWQAVGKNHIFQTYVRGSLKTGNITHKIIAGFDYGNRKYNADFSGYSNGVYPIDIHNVQYGVNPSTLPPSDFYTLNTSAPFYNDQGVKYNSYYAQDQIEMFNNKLRVTLAGRYTSGTTFAGYPNLAPIKPDNAGEFTPRVGVSYSIKDDFSVYGVFDKTFVPQSALQYSTTNPNGDPLNTPFRGQNLEAGVKKDWFGGKWNSTFAFYEIRRKNIFTSDMSHPNQGFSVATGEQRARGFEADIKGQLARGLNVVINYAYTDAKTVKDNDPTRIGQQSPGNAKNVQNTWLSYRFEDGKLRGFGISAGYQYQGGRQSWFGTSAKLDQSLEDYFDTNFGISYAAKKFDINLLLNNVLNRKLYSGYRSDDGSYAWIYNAPRNWRLSIGYKF; this is encoded by the coding sequence ATGAAAAAAGCAATAATAGGAGCATCTTTATTATCTACAATAACGACCTTCGCCCAAGTAAAAGATTCTACAAAATCAAAAGATATCGAAGAAGTTGTTGTACATGGAAAATATTATCAGAAATATAAATTAAATGAAGTTTCCGGGTCATTAAGATTACAGACCCCTATTCTTGAACTTCCTCAAAATGTTCAATCCATAAGCTCACAGATTCTGACAGATCAGATTGCATTGAATATGTCTGAAGGAATTGTAAGAAACGTAAGCGGTGCAAGAAAAGTAGAGCACTGGGATAATGTATATTCCAATGTGTTTATGAGAGGGGCAAGTATCGCTACTTATATGAACGGAATGAATGTTTCTTCTACTTGGGGACCAATAAATCCTGATGCATCTATCATTGACCGTATAGAATTTGTAAAAGGACCTGCTGGGTTCATGGGTTCTTTAGGAGATCCTGCTGGTTTTTATAATATTGTCACTAAAAAACCAACTGGTAAATTTGCCAACAGTGTAAGGTTTACCACCGGAAGTTATAATCTTTTCAGAGGAGAAGCTGATCTGGACGGCGTACTTGTTAAAAACGGAGTTTTAGATTACCGTTTAAATTTAATGGGAAGTACCAATGGATCTTGGGTAGAAAATGATAAAACTAAAAAAATAATTGTTGCACCATCAATTACTTTCAGACCTACTAAAACAACTACCCTAACAGCTCAATATAACTATCAGTATCTTAAATTTTCTCAGCCCGGGGCTTACTTAATGTCTAAGGACGGGTATGCTTCATTAGGAGTTCATACCAACTTCAACGACAAGAATTTCAAAGAAACTGAAGTAACTGATCAGAGCTTATTTTTAAGTTTAGATCAAAAATTGTTTAATGACTGGGTTTGGAGTACACAGTATGCCTACATGGACATGAATTATGACGGAGGCTCATGGTGGGGATCTTTTGACACTCAAAACAGTAGTATATTCAATAGAACGTTAAGCAACTGGCAGGCTGTCGGCAAAAACCACATCTTCCAGACTTATGTGAGAGGCAGTCTAAAAACAGGGAATATAACCCATAAAATTATTGCCGGTTTTGATTATGGAAACAGAAAATATAACGCAGATTTCTCAGGCTACAGCAACGGAGTTTATCCTATTGACATTCATAATGTTCAGTATGGTGTAAACCCTTCTACTCTTCCGCCATCAGATTTTTATACTCTAAACACTTCTGCTCCATTCTATAATGATCAAGGCGTAAAATACAATTCTTATTATGCTCAGGATCAAATAGAAATGTTTAATAATAAACTGCGTGTTACGTTAGCCGGAAGATATACCAGCGGAACCACTTTTGCCGGATATCCTAATCTAGCCCCTATAAAGCCTGATAATGCTGGAGAATTTACTCCTAGAGTAGGTGTAAGTTATTCTATTAAAGATGATTTCTCTGTTTACGGGGTTTTCGATAAAACTTTTGTTCCTCAATCTGCTCTTCAGTATTCTACAACCAATCCTAATGGGGACCCGCTTAATACACCTTTCAGAGGACAAAACTTAGAAGCTGGTGTGAAAAAAGACTGGTTCGGAGGGAAATGGAACTCAACATTTGCATTCTATGAAATTAGAAGAAAAAATATCTTCACATCAGATATGTCACATCCCAATCAAGGATTTTCTGTGGCAACAGGTGAGCAGAGGGCAAGAGGTTTTGAGGCAGATATTAAAGGACAGCTTGCAAGAGGCCTGAACGTTGTAATCAACTATGCTTATACGGATGCAAAGACAGTTAAAGATAATGACCCTACAAGAATCGGCCAGCAGTCTCCTGGGAATGCAAAAAATGTTCAGAACACTTGGCTGAGCTACAGATTTGAAGATGGAAAGCTAAGAGGATTTGGTATTTCTGCAGGATATCAGTATCAGGGAGGAAGACAGTCTTGGTTTGGAACCAGTGCCAAATTAGACCAAAGCTTAGAAGATTATTTCGATACTAATTTCGGGATTTCTTATGCGGCTAAAAAATTCGATATCAATTTATTGTTGAACAATGTTCTAAACAGAAAATTATACAGCGGCTACAGATCTGATGACGGATCTTACGCATGGATCTATAACGCTCCTAGAAACTGGAGATTATCAATAGGATATAAATTTTAA
- a CDS encoding PepSY-associated TM helix domain-containing protein, translated as MKKKHHHKKKPSFIKTWSAKLHLWFGLSVGLIVFIVSLSGTLYIFKDEIQNSIRKDAIYLKKETITQQPLSINLLREKVALEINEKYPVISVEIPLASNKSYQFLYYEKDKKGWNYFKEVLINKSVYVNQYTGEILAVYDEKYDFFTLLKYIHWGLLLNSDWGKYVVGIPVVLFIIMLITGIVLWWPNNKKARKSRLSFDWKNVKTWKRRNYDLHNVLGFYSSFIALILSVTGIYFAYPYVKNVFNFTLSGSVDLPKEKKIKSPDSLQTRNNSIFDLTAQETRKLYSGSSSFRIPLNGKNKKGKELENIPVSIYQEDGRFSVRNQLVFDKYSGKLLSNKPHQNLSNAEKYANANYDIHTGSYFGLFGKIIWFIAGLICTSLPVTGFLVWWGKRKKQGKKIIS; from the coding sequence ATGAAGAAAAAACATCATCATAAGAAGAAACCTTCTTTTATAAAAACATGGTCTGCCAAACTGCATTTGTGGTTTGGCTTGTCCGTTGGTCTTATTGTATTCATCGTTTCTTTATCGGGAACTTTGTATATTTTTAAGGATGAAATACAGAACAGCATCCGGAAAGATGCCATTTATTTAAAAAAGGAAACCATCACTCAACAGCCGTTATCGATCAATCTTCTCCGCGAAAAGGTGGCTTTGGAGATCAATGAAAAGTATCCGGTGATTTCTGTGGAAATTCCGTTAGCATCAAATAAATCTTACCAGTTTTTATATTACGAAAAAGATAAAAAAGGCTGGAATTATTTTAAAGAAGTTTTGATTAACAAATCAGTGTATGTCAATCAGTATACAGGAGAGATTTTAGCTGTTTATGATGAAAAATATGACTTTTTTACGCTTCTGAAATACATCCACTGGGGACTGCTTCTGAATTCCGACTGGGGAAAATATGTAGTAGGAATCCCAGTTGTACTGTTCATCATCATGCTGATCACAGGAATTGTATTGTGGTGGCCGAATAATAAAAAAGCAAGAAAAAGCAGACTTTCTTTCGATTGGAAGAATGTAAAAACTTGGAAGCGCAGAAACTATGACCTTCACAATGTTTTAGGGTTTTACTCCTCATTTATTGCATTGATATTAAGCGTTACAGGAATCTATTTTGCTTACCCGTATGTGAAAAATGTTTTCAATTTTACTTTATCGGGATCAGTTGACCTGCCCAAAGAAAAGAAGATCAAGTCTCCAGATTCTCTTCAAACAAGAAACAATTCTATTTTTGACCTGACAGCACAGGAAACAAGAAAATTATATTCCGGTTCTTCCAGCTTTAGAATCCCGCTGAATGGAAAAAATAAAAAAGGAAAAGAGCTGGAAAACATTCCAGTTTCTATCTATCAGGAAGACGGAAGATTTAGTGTCAGAAATCAATTGGTTTTTGATAAATATTCAGGAAAATTATTATCAAACAAACCGCACCAAAATTTAAGCAATGCCGAAAAATATGCCAATGCCAATTATGATATCCATACAGGATCATATTTCGGTTTATTTGGTAAAATTATCTGGTTTATTGCAGGATTAATCTGCACCTCACTGCCTGTGACAGGATTTTTAGTATGGTGGGGAAAACGAAAAAAACAAGGCAAGAAAATCATCTCATGA